A window of the Streptomyces griseochromogenes genome harbors these coding sequences:
- a CDS encoding ABC transporter ATP-binding protein: MLRLDRVSRRYGDHPVLDDISLTVPDGQLLCVVGPSGCGKSTLLRTIAGLLPVQEGTITVDGTPVTGVPERLAVVFQEYGRSLLPWLTVRDNVALPLRRGGLGRAARHAEAEAILERVGLPGVARRHPRQLSGGMQQRVAIARALVCRPSLLLMDEPFGSLDARTREDLEDLLLEVHRADGTTIVFVTHDIDESVYVGDRVVVLSPGPGSRVVRDLAVDLPGERDQITTRGLPGFVALRTEVGRAVRNGA; this comes from the coding sequence ATGCTGCGCCTCGACCGCGTGAGCCGGCGCTACGGCGACCACCCCGTGCTGGACGACATCAGCCTCACCGTGCCCGACGGACAACTGCTGTGCGTCGTCGGGCCCTCGGGCTGCGGCAAGTCCACGCTGCTGCGGACCATCGCCGGGCTGCTGCCCGTGCAGGAGGGCACGATCACGGTCGACGGCACGCCGGTGACCGGTGTACCCGAGCGGCTCGCGGTCGTCTTCCAGGAGTACGGCCGTTCGCTGCTGCCCTGGCTCACCGTCCGGGACAACGTGGCCCTGCCGTTGCGGCGCGGGGGCCTTGGGCGGGCGGCCCGGCACGCCGAGGCCGAGGCCATCCTGGAACGGGTCGGCCTGCCCGGGGTGGCCCGCCGGCATCCCCGGCAGCTGTCGGGCGGGATGCAGCAGCGGGTCGCGATCGCCCGCGCGCTGGTCTGCCGGCCCTCCCTGCTGCTCATGGACGAGCCGTTCGGCTCCCTGGACGCCCGTACCCGCGAGGACCTGGAGGACCTGCTCCTCGAGGTGCACCGTGCCGACGGCACGACCATCGTGTTCGTCACCCACGACATCGACGAGAGCGTGTACGTCGGCGACCGGGTCGTCGTCCTCTCCCCCGGCCCCGGCTCCCGTGTCGTCCGGGACCTGGCGGTGGACCTGCCCGGCGAACGCGACCAGATCACCACACGCGGCCTGCCCGGTTTCGTGGCGCTGCGCACAGAGGTGGGGCGGGCGGTGCGCAACGGGGCGTGA